A genomic stretch from Erigeron canadensis isolate Cc75 chromosome 9, C_canadensis_v1, whole genome shotgun sequence includes:
- the LOC122580974 gene encoding dammarenediol II synthase-like, whose translation MWELKIAEGDGPYLYSTNNFVGRQFWEFNPDAGTVEEKQEVEKIRLNYKNNRRNGGFHACGDLLMRRQLIKENGIDLMSTSPMRIREGEQVSFEAVTTAVKKAVRLHRAIQAKDGHWPAENAGPMFFTPPLVIALYISGTINSVLTAEHKKEMIRYFYNHQNEDGGWGFYIEGHSTMIGSALSYVALRILGEGEEDGDGAISRGRKWILDHGGASSIPSWGKVYLAVLGVYEWEGCNPLPPEFWLFPSVFPFHPAEMWCYCRTTYMPMSYLYGKRIQGPITHLISSLRKEIHPTPFEEINWNKQRNNCCKEDFYYPHSLLQDALWHSLHYLSEPVLKYWPFSKLRDRSLERVVELMRYEAEETRYMTIGCVEKSLQMMCWWAENPNGDEFKYHLARVPDYLWIAEDGMTMHSFGSQVWDCSLVIQAILASNMPEEYGDCLKKGHFYLKESQVKENPSGDFTQMCRQFTKGSWTFSDQDQGWTVSDCTAEALKCLLLLSHMPKEVSGEKDDTARLYDAVNVLLYMQSPISGGFAVWEPPIPKPFLQLLNPSEIFADIVVEKEHVETTASIIGVLVDFNRVYPRHRKEEIKNSISEGIRYLEETQWNDGSWYGYWGVCFIYGTFFALRGLSCTGQTYENNNAVRKGVKFLLSIQNEEGGWGESHISCPTEVYTPLDGNRTNLVQTSWAMLGLMFGGQVDRDPMPLHKAAKLLINAQMDNGDFPQQEITGVYMKNCLLLYAQYKNIFPLWALGEYRRRLW comes from the exons ATGTGGGAGTTAAAGATAGCCGAAGGTGATGGCCCCTATTTGTATAGTACAAACAACTTTGTTGGTAGACAGTTTTGGGAGTTTAATCCGGACGCTGGAACTGTTGAGGAGAAACAAGAAGTCGAGAAGATTCGTCTGAACTACAAAAATAATCGAAGAAATGGAGGATTTCATGCCTGTGGTGATCTCCTCATGCGGAGGCAG CTAATAAAGGAAAATGGGATAGATCTTATGAGCACATCTCCAATGAGAATACGAGAAGGCGAACAAGTTAGTTTTGAAGCAGTAACAACGGCAGTAAAGAAAGCTGTCAGACTACACCGTGCCATCCAAGCAAAAGACGGACACTGGCCAGCTGAAAATGCCGGCCCCATGTTTTTCACTCCTCCACTT GTAATTGCTTTATACATCAGCGGTACTATTAACTCTGTATTGACAGCAGAACACAAGAAAGAGATGATAAGGTACTTTTATAATCATCAG AATGAAGATGGCGGATGGGGGTTTTACATCGAAGGACATAGCACGATGATTGGAAGTGCATTGAGTTATGTAGCTTTACGAATATTAGGAGAGGGAGAAGAGGACGGAGATGGTGCAATCTCGAGAGGCCGCAAATGGATACTTGACCATGGTGGTGCAAGTTCAATTCCGTCTTGGGGAAAGGTTTATCTTGCG GTGCTTGGAGTGTATGAATGGGAGGGTTGCAACCCATTACCACCCGAATTCTGGTTATTCCCATCAGTGTTCCCTTTTCATCCGg CCGAGATGTGGTGCTACTGCCGGACAACCTACATGCCAATGTCGTATTTATATGGGAAAAGAATCCAAGGACCAATAACACATCTTATTTCATCATTAAGAAAGGAGATTCACCCCACTCCTTTTGAGGAAATAAATTGGAATAAACAGCGGAATAACTGTTGCAAG GAGGACTTCTACTATCCACATTCACTTCTTCAAGATGCATTATGGCATAGCCTTCACTATCTTTCTGAACCAGTTCTCAAATACTGGCCATTTTCTAAGCTAAGAGACAGATCTCTTGAAAGAGTTGTTGAACTGATGCGTTATGAAGCTGAGGAGACTAGATACATGACCATAGGATGCGTCGAAAAG AGTCTACAGATGATGTGTTGGTGGGCGGAAAATCCAAATGGGGATGAATTCAAATATCACCTGGCCCGAGTACCTGATTACTTATGGATTGCAGAAGATGGAATGACAATGCATAGTTTTGGTAGTCAAGTATGGGATTGTTCTCTTGTGATTCAAGCAATTCTTGCAAGTAATATGCCTGAGGAATATGGTGATTGTCTCAAAAAAGGACACTTCTACTTAAAAGAATCACAG GTAAAAGAAAATCCATCAGGAGATTTCACTCAAATGTGTCGACAGTTCACAAAAGGATCATGGACTTtctcagatcaagatcaaggGTGGACTGTCTCAGATTGTACGGCAGAAGCCCTAAAG TGTCTACTCTTACTATCTCATATGCCAAAAGAAGTTTCTGGAGAGAAAGATGACACTGCCCGCCTATATGATGCAGTGAATGTGCTTCTTTACATGCAA AGTCCTATAAGCGGCGGATTTGCTGTTTGGGAGCCACCAATTCCAAAACCATTTCTACAGTTACTTAATCCTTCAGAAATTTTTGCAGATATTGTTGTTGAAAAAGA ACATGTGGAGACGACAGCTTCCATCATTGGAGTTCTAGTAGACTTTAATCGTGTCTATCCAAGACACAGAaaggaagaaataaaaaattccATTTCAGAAGGGATACGCTATCTTGAAGAAACACAATGGAATGATGGTTCATG GTACGGCTACTGGGGAGTATGCTTCATCTACGGAACTTTCTTTGCCCTTAGGGGTTTAAGTTGTACCGGACAGACATATGAAAATAACAATGCAGTCCGTAAGGGTGTTAAATTCTTACTTTCAATACAGAACGAAGAAGGAGGTTGGGGTGAGAGCCACATCTCCTGCCCTACTGAG GTGTATACACCTTTGGATGGAAACAGGACAAATTTGGTCCAAACCTCATGGGCTATGCTTGGTCTTATGTTTGGTGGACAG GTGGATAGAGATCCAATGCCATTGCATAAAGCAGCTAAACTATTGATCAATGCCCAAATGGATAACGGAGATTTTCCTCAGCAG GAAATTACTGGAGTCTACATGAAGAACTGTTTGTTACTTTATGCACAATACAAGAACATCTTTCCACTCTGGGCACTAGGGGAGTATCGCAGACGTCTTTGGTAG